In Gimesia benthica, a single window of DNA contains:
- a CDS encoding PVC-type heme-binding CxxCH protein, translating to MRSLCLSLLTGAMLLQTAMADEKAADALSSFQVKPGFRVELVASEPLLRDPVALAFDENGRMFVVEYPEYNQQFAKDKQPVTGSVRMLEDTDGDGQYDKSTVFVSDLAAPSAVACYDGGLFVAAAPDLLFCKDTDGDGRADTREVVFTGFRRLENRTDPSLNTLLWGLDNRFHACTSYSGSEVRAVKHPGEKARSIRNRGFLFDPRTLHFALSSGGGQHGLAIDDWGQEFLCSNSSPVKMLMYDDRYLARNPYLKAPAPAVEITEGGKHTQLFRISPEEYWRQERTRLRNEGKFRGSNEGGKSSGFFTAATGVTIYRGDAWPAEYRGSVFVGEPANNLVFRGQLEPDGVGLVARRADAGREFLASMDTRFRPVQFANGPDGNLYVIDMNRDLIEGAMFLPPELLKKVNVNGGDQRGRIYRIVRENFEQSPLPQLGKATTAELVRLLSHRNGWHRDTAARLIYERQDQSAVPLLKQLAVESDYPVARMTALYALKGLESLDEASLLRALKDDVPEVRVHALRLVEQRVQESKAVRDQLLAMGEDPALKVRYQLAFSLGELKSTTERNAVLASLAMRDGQDQWMELAILSSLAEGAGTVFQRLAHEDAYPRSQTGIRFLTALARQTGAAGRPQETEVVLNSLLQWSAAQEQQAAVLLTLLAAQPEKTRREFLNRHQASLKPIMGRVLEEARAAALNTRLPVNQRLTAIKRLGFAPYAEVWDVFSELLEPQQVNPVQVAAIVQLGQFPDQEIAALLISGWPKMTPELRTKAAETLLSRAAWSGALIDAIEAGSIGRGDLSPARVDLLKQHPDKRLASRVKQLYADRSLARRDEVVQQYQSALKTNGDVASGKAVFKKVCSACHRLEGVGTAVGADLKAIRDRGKAGVLLHILDPNREVKPQYMSYTLVLESGQVLSGMIADESVNSITVRKPDGTSTTVLRINIEEIRSSGLSFMPEGLEKQIDQRTMADLLAYLMSLQANAANAVN from the coding sequence ATGCGAAGTTTATGCCTGTCATTGCTGACGGGAGCGATGCTGTTACAGACTGCGATGGCGGATGAGAAAGCGGCGGACGCACTCTCATCGTTTCAAGTGAAACCTGGTTTTCGTGTCGAACTGGTGGCATCAGAGCCCTTGCTACGTGATCCGGTGGCGCTGGCTTTCGATGAAAACGGTCGGATGTTCGTGGTGGAGTATCCGGAATACAACCAGCAGTTCGCGAAAGACAAACAGCCGGTAACAGGCAGCGTGCGAATGCTGGAAGATACCGACGGGGACGGACAGTATGACAAGAGCACGGTATTCGTCTCGGATCTGGCGGCGCCGTCTGCGGTCGCCTGTTATGACGGCGGACTATTCGTGGCAGCCGCCCCCGACCTGCTGTTCTGTAAGGATACGGACGGGGACGGCAGAGCCGATACGCGGGAGGTGGTCTTCACCGGCTTTCGTCGGCTTGAGAACCGGACCGATCCCTCATTGAACACGCTGCTCTGGGGACTCGACAATCGCTTTCATGCCTGCACCAGTTATTCCGGTTCGGAAGTTCGAGCAGTGAAACATCCAGGTGAGAAGGCTCGTTCGATCAGAAATCGCGGGTTTCTGTTTGATCCGCGGACGCTGCACTTTGCTCTCTCCAGTGGCGGCGGACAGCATGGACTAGCGATCGACGACTGGGGGCAGGAGTTTCTCTGCTCGAACAGTTCGCCGGTCAAGATGCTGATGTACGACGATCGCTACCTGGCGCGGAATCCGTATCTCAAGGCGCCGGCTCCCGCGGTGGAAATCACCGAAGGGGGGAAGCATACGCAGCTGTTTCGCATCAGCCCGGAGGAATACTGGCGGCAGGAGCGGACCCGCCTGCGAAACGAAGGCAAATTCCGGGGGAGCAATGAGGGGGGTAAATCGTCCGGCTTCTTTACCGCAGCGACGGGGGTGACGATTTACCGGGGCGATGCCTGGCCGGCAGAGTATCGGGGAAGCGTGTTTGTGGGTGAGCCCGCGAATAACCTCGTGTTTCGGGGACAGTTGGAGCCGGACGGCGTGGGTCTAGTGGCCCGACGGGCGGATGCAGGTCGCGAGTTTCTGGCTTCTATGGATACGCGGTTTCGTCCGGTGCAGTTCGCTAACGGGCCGGATGGTAATCTGTATGTGATCGACATGAACCGCGATTTGATTGAAGGGGCGATGTTCCTGCCGCCCGAGTTACTCAAGAAAGTGAATGTCAACGGCGGTGATCAGCGGGGACGGATCTATCGGATCGTGCGGGAAAACTTTGAACAATCGCCGTTACCGCAATTGGGCAAGGCGACGACGGCGGAACTGGTGCGACTGTTGTCCCATCGGAACGGCTGGCATCGCGATACCGCGGCCCGACTGATTTACGAACGACAGGATCAGTCGGCGGTCCCCCTGTTGAAACAACTGGCTGTTGAGTCAGATTATCCAGTGGCTCGAATGACGGCTTTGTACGCTCTCAAGGGACTTGAGTCACTGGACGAAGCGAGTCTGCTGCGGGCACTGAAAGATGATGTACCTGAAGTGCGGGTGCATGCTCTCCGGCTGGTTGAGCAGCGGGTACAGGAATCAAAAGCCGTGCGCGATCAACTGCTGGCGATGGGTGAAGATCCTGCACTCAAGGTTCGCTATCAGCTGGCGTTTTCGCTGGGAGAACTGAAATCAACGACGGAGCGGAACGCAGTGTTAGCGTCGCTGGCGATGCGGGATGGTCAGGACCAGTGGATGGAACTGGCGATCTTGAGCTCCTTAGCGGAGGGGGCAGGGACCGTGTTTCAGCGGCTGGCCCACGAGGACGCATATCCTCGCTCTCAGACAGGCATTCGTTTTCTGACAGCCTTGGCCCGACAGACGGGGGCTGCAGGTCGTCCCCAGGAAACAGAGGTTGTGCTTAACAGTCTGCTGCAGTGGAGCGCTGCTCAAGAGCAACAGGCAGCGGTACTGCTGACGTTACTGGCAGCACAGCCGGAAAAGACGCGTCGCGAGTTTCTGAATCGTCACCAGGCATCACTGAAGCCGATTATGGGACGGGTGCTGGAGGAGGCCCGGGCAGCGGCACTCAACACGCGGCTGCCAGTCAATCAGCGACTGACGGCCATTAAGCGGCTGGGGTTCGCTCCCTACGCGGAAGTGTGGGACGTGTTCAGCGAGTTACTCGAACCTCAGCAGGTGAACCCGGTGCAGGTAGCTGCGATTGTTCAACTGGGACAGTTTCCGGACCAGGAGATCGCTGCATTGCTCATCAGCGGCTGGCCGAAGATGACACCGGAGTTGAGAACCAAAGCCGCTGAGACGCTGCTGTCCCGTGCTGCCTGGAGCGGTGCACTGATCGATGCGATCGAAGCCGGAAGCATCGGTCGCGGGGACCTGAGCCCGGCACGGGTAGATCTGCTGAAACAGCATCCGGACAAACGACTGGCCAGTCGGGTCAAGCAACTGTATGCAGACCGTTCGCTGGCACGCCGGGACGAGGTGGTTCAGCAATACCAGTCCGCTCTGAAAACGAACGGTGATGTCGCCTCGGGCAAGGCGGTGTTTAAGAAGGTGTGTTCAGCCTGCCATCGTCTGGAAGGTGTCGGGACTGCGGTGGGCGCGGATCTGAAGGCGATTCGCGATCGTGGGAAGGCGGGAGTGCTGTTGCATATCCTGGATCCGAACCGCGAAGTGAAGCCGCAGTACATGAGTTATACGCTGGTGCTGGAGAGCGGCCAGGTGCTGTCGGGAATGATTGCCGACGAAAGCGTGAACAGTATCACGGTCCGCAAACCGGACGGTACGAGTACGACGGTGCTGCGGATCAATATTGAAGAGATCCGCAGTTCAGGACTCTCCTTCATGCCCGAAGGTCTGGAGAAACAGATCGACCAGCGTACGATGGCTGACCTGCTGGCGTACCTGATGAGCCTGCAGGCCAATGCTGCGAATGCGGTGAATTAA
- a CDS encoding LamG-like jellyroll fold domain-containing protein: MNRSKFCAGLLCCLLASLFLQTVQAKEPADQSNRHVLIIGMDGTRPDALLKAKTPTFDRLIKEGAFTDDANILGTRYQKNDTISGPGWSSILTGVWADKHGVHDNSFKGKNYELFPHFFKRLKRQRPDAKTVSLVSWDPIHEHILSEADIAQVFPLPRSKQQIADLRVSGDKLNIDTRDGKWHHLLATRQKDTLKLYLDGKEIGSLSGVDLDYTLGGDFYFLGRDSRTGPTCFHGQLDDIRLWNRSLTDKQIAQAASGATPDRQGLVAEYRFEDAADSGSQVLDLPHNGGKNHGLQVPLTESLKQLPHADFTIEARFRTTDKGRNILFGNYNGKAGALNLELHEKNSVRIYVQPPDPRNTDALAREGERDKTIAETAVRILREEDPNAMFVYFHQTDATGHAIGFSPEVPEYITAIENIDSRVNSLLQAVQSRPNFKNEDWLTIVCTDHGGLKRSHSDGLNVPEIRRVFLIAHGPSVAPGKISQQAYLVDVTATALQHLLGEVDPKWQLDGKPVGLKATK; encoded by the coding sequence ATGAACCGCTCAAAATTCTGTGCCGGTCTGCTCTGCTGCCTGCTGGCGTCTCTGTTCCTGCAGACAGTTCAGGCAAAAGAACCCGCTGATCAATCCAACAGGCATGTCCTCATCATTGGTATGGACGGCACCCGCCCCGACGCCCTGCTGAAAGCGAAGACCCCCACCTTCGACAGACTGATTAAGGAAGGCGCCTTCACCGACGATGCCAATATTCTGGGCACGCGTTATCAGAAGAACGATACCATCAGCGGTCCCGGCTGGTCGAGCATCCTCACCGGCGTCTGGGCCGACAAGCACGGCGTGCACGACAACAGCTTCAAAGGGAAAAACTACGAACTCTTCCCCCACTTTTTCAAACGCCTTAAACGCCAGCGGCCCGACGCGAAGACTGTCTCGCTCGTCTCCTGGGATCCCATTCACGAACACATTCTCTCCGAGGCCGATATCGCTCAGGTCTTCCCGCTCCCCCGCAGTAAACAGCAGATCGCAGACCTCCGCGTCTCTGGTGATAAACTCAACATCGACACCCGCGACGGTAAATGGCATCACCTGCTCGCTACCCGTCAGAAAGACACTCTGAAACTCTATCTGGACGGCAAAGAGATCGGTTCGCTCTCAGGCGTCGACCTCGATTATACACTCGGCGGCGACTTCTATTTTCTCGGCCGGGATTCCCGCACCGGTCCGACCTGCTTCCATGGTCAACTCGACGATATCCGACTCTGGAACCGGTCGTTAACCGATAAACAAATTGCACAGGCCGCCAGCGGTGCGACTCCCGATCGCCAGGGCCTGGTTGCCGAATATCGCTTTGAAGACGCTGCCGACTCCGGTTCACAGGTCCTCGATCTGCCCCATAATGGCGGGAAAAACCACGGTCTGCAGGTTCCGTTAACCGAATCCCTCAAACAGTTACCCCATGCTGATTTCACCATCGAAGCCCGCTTTCGCACGACCGATAAGGGACGAAATATCCTCTTCGGCAATTACAACGGCAAAGCCGGTGCCCTGAATCTGGAACTGCATGAAAAGAACAGCGTCCGCATTTATGTTCAGCCCCCCGATCCCCGCAATACCGATGCCCTCGCTCGGGAAGGAGAGCGGGACAAAACTATTGCCGAGACTGCCGTTCGCATCCTCCGCGAAGAAGATCCCAACGCGATGTTCGTCTACTTTCATCAGACCGACGCCACCGGCCATGCGATCGGCTTCAGCCCTGAAGTGCCCGAATACATCACCGCGATCGAGAACATCGACAGTCGCGTCAACTCCCTGCTGCAGGCTGTTCAATCACGACCGAATTTCAAGAATGAGGACTGGCTCACAATCGTCTGCACCGATCATGGCGGTTTGAAACGCAGTCACAGCGACGGCCTGAATGTACCGGAAATCCGTCGCGTCTTTCTGATCGCCCATGGCCCCTCCGTGGCACCCGGCAAAATCTCGCAGCAGGCCTACCTCGTAGACGTCACCGCGACCGCACTACAGCACCTGTTGGGCGAAGTCGATCCCAAATGGCAGCTCGACGGCAAACCGGTTGGTCTCAAAGCGACGAAGTAA
- a CDS encoding ABC transporter ATP-binding protein produces MLKLENVKKVYRKKQDEVVALDSTSVDIPRGDFVSIIGPSGSGKTTLLSMLGAMSAPSEGRILLDGESIYDLPVEQRAEVRQNKLGFVFQTFNLIPYLTAIENVQVPMMLSQKYKTERQQRSEELLATVGLQDRLQHKPSELSIGQQQRVALARMLANDPSIILADEPTGNLDPDTRDQVLSFLRQFNEEGRTIIMVTHDLSAAGCARRTLKLSEGRIQSGTEEDLKKSA; encoded by the coding sequence ATGTTGAAGTTAGAAAACGTCAAAAAAGTCTACCGCAAGAAACAGGACGAAGTCGTGGCCCTGGATTCCACCAGTGTCGACATTCCGCGGGGAGATTTTGTTTCGATTATCGGCCCCAGTGGCAGTGGCAAAACGACGCTGCTGTCAATGCTGGGAGCGATGTCCGCCCCTTCCGAGGGACGGATTCTGCTGGACGGGGAATCGATCTATGATCTCCCTGTCGAACAACGGGCCGAAGTCCGTCAGAACAAGCTCGGGTTTGTGTTTCAGACATTCAACCTGATCCCCTATCTGACGGCGATAGAGAATGTGCAGGTCCCCATGATGCTGTCGCAGAAGTATAAAACGGAGCGACAGCAGCGGTCCGAGGAACTGCTGGCCACCGTCGGCCTGCAGGATCGTCTGCAGCATAAACCGAGTGAGCTGAGTATCGGCCAGCAGCAGCGCGTGGCGCTGGCCCGGATGCTCGCGAACGACCCTTCGATCATCCTGGCCGATGAACCGACGGGAAACCTCGATCCCGATACCCGGGATCAGGTCCTGTCGTTTTTGCGGCAGTTTAACGAAGAAGGTCGGACGATCATCATGGTTACGCATGACCTCTCCGCTGCGGGATGCGCCCGCAGGACCCTGAAGCTTTCCGAGGGTCGAATTCAATCAGGCACTGAAGAGGATCTGAAGAAGTCGGCTTGA
- a CDS encoding DUF2721 domain-containing protein, which yields MSSTEFWLTPLILLPGVALLIGSTSARFGQIHTEFHHLLDHPDAGAQILSRNLQQRARLFRDALASLYVSVGLFSLGSLLGGVVNLWRPQSLWFVGGLIIVGIGCVVFASVQLVRESLLSLNVIDEHFERIERDCER from the coding sequence ATGAGCAGTACTGAATTCTGGTTAACGCCGCTGATCCTGTTGCCGGGAGTGGCGTTGCTGATTGGTTCGACTTCGGCCCGCTTTGGTCAGATTCATACCGAGTTTCACCATCTGCTGGATCACCCCGATGCGGGGGCGCAGATTCTGTCACGCAACCTGCAACAGCGGGCGCGGCTGTTCCGCGACGCACTGGCGAGCCTGTATGTCAGCGTGGGACTGTTTTCGCTGGGGAGTCTGCTGGGGGGCGTCGTGAATCTCTGGCGGCCGCAATCGCTCTGGTTTGTGGGCGGGCTGATCATCGTCGGCATCGGCTGCGTGGTGTTCGCCTCGGTGCAACTGGTGCGTGAATCGCTGTTGAGTCTGAATGTGATCGACGAACACTTTGAACGGATCGAGCGGGATTGTGAGCGGTAA
- a CDS encoding glycoside hydrolase family protein: MPQHPACFILSSLLSLSLTTIAVAEDWVIDTQQQWTAAANYQTHLEFKDGTAVPTDSKATFVSEVERFKKKHKAKSLVVQQSPLWQNWEPVANLGPVNLQDAPVFLPIGPDNYWVFGRYGGVKKKKGFQPEAAKLDGFDVKLQTTPWKHQFDAPGGLNKGLGGYHAWQSRDMVNWVHHGPVTEAFSRWVTSAEYKDGKVYIYYDYPNDQDPHVYIDEDLTDGKPGKDMGLAVKDPSHGSDAGFIRDKEGRFHVILEDWSPINASKRSWDSPLAAHAVSEDGVTDWKFLAPPVDNRTKDTGKIAEYKHPHWLQHPDWNTNIGKYHVHEPEQEAYGDWAPICVGSQYYLFGDYDPAGGGHMSVAWFTSPRIDGPFAWCDKIGEGHPDPDIGFAEGRFYLFTQQKTDFTSPGPWVEQVEAHVGVDTDNDGKLDTWTDWQEVKETYDYTPGLSKHVKKTPAQLDLTSLPAGYGFGFELKLKDTTANKSKPMIDKVTLTFE; this comes from the coding sequence ATGCCTCAGCATCCAGCCTGCTTCATTCTCAGTTCCCTGCTCTCTCTTTCACTCACGACGATTGCTGTCGCTGAAGACTGGGTGATCGACACACAACAGCAATGGACCGCTGCAGCCAACTATCAGACGCACCTGGAATTCAAAGACGGCACTGCGGTTCCCACTGACAGCAAAGCCACCTTCGTCAGTGAAGTCGAACGCTTTAAAAAGAAACACAAAGCGAAATCGCTGGTCGTCCAGCAGTCTCCCCTCTGGCAGAACTGGGAACCCGTCGCGAACCTCGGCCCGGTAAATCTGCAGGATGCTCCCGTCTTTCTGCCCATCGGTCCTGATAATTACTGGGTCTTCGGACGTTACGGCGGCGTGAAGAAAAAGAAAGGTTTCCAACCCGAAGCCGCTAAACTCGACGGGTTCGACGTCAAGCTGCAGACCACGCCCTGGAAACATCAGTTTGATGCACCGGGGGGACTCAACAAAGGACTCGGCGGCTACCACGCCTGGCAGAGTCGCGACATGGTCAACTGGGTACACCACGGACCCGTCACCGAAGCCTTCTCCCGCTGGGTGACCAGCGCCGAATATAAAGACGGCAAGGTCTACATCTATTACGACTACCCCAACGACCAGGACCCGCACGTCTACATCGACGAAGATCTCACCGACGGCAAACCCGGCAAAGACATGGGCCTGGCCGTCAAAGATCCCTCACACGGCTCCGACGCCGGCTTCATTCGCGATAAGGAGGGACGCTTCCACGTGATCCTCGAAGACTGGAGCCCCATCAACGCCAGCAAACGCTCATGGGACTCCCCGCTGGCTGCTCACGCGGTCAGCGAAGATGGCGTCACGGACTGGAAGTTCCTCGCCCCACCCGTCGACAACCGCACGAAGGACACCGGCAAAATCGCTGAATACAAACACCCGCACTGGCTGCAGCACCCCGACTGGAACACCAACATCGGGAAATACCACGTTCACGAGCCCGAACAGGAAGCCTACGGCGACTGGGCCCCCATCTGCGTCGGTTCACAATACTACCTCTTCGGCGATTACGATCCCGCCGGCGGCGGACACATGAGCGTCGCCTGGTTCACGAGTCCCCGTATCGACGGACCTTTTGCCTGGTGCGACAAGATCGGCGAAGGACACCCCGACCCCGATATCGGCTTTGCCGAAGGTCGCTTCTATCTCTTCACCCAGCAGAAAACTGATTTTACCAGCCCCGGACCCTGGGTAGAACAGGTCGAGGCCCATGTCGGCGTAGACACCGACAACGACGGCAAACTCGATACCTGGACCGACTGGCAGGAAGTCAAAGAGACCTACGATTACACGCCCGGCCTCTCCAAACACGTCAAAAAAACACCGGCTCAACTCGACCTGACCAGTTTACCCGCCGGTTATGGCTTCGGCTTTGAGCTGAAACTGAAAGACACGACCGCCAACAAGTCAAAACCGATGATTGATAAGGTCACGCTGACCTTTGAATAA
- a CDS encoding amidohydrolase family protein: MWNPTISRRGFLYATGAACCSALLPVSAAADPAQQAKKYKKLDCHLHINHKGRTIEDTIKHMDNTGTDKAFILPLETGEGGVTLRTETVLHAFHQYPERLIPFCQTDIRQPDVIERIRAYHLLGCRGIGEQKEHLPLNDKRVEAVIAECDELNWPITIHFQDDKKGFNQGIEQYLEPYLKKYQRVRIIGHAQSFWSHISADVPSPDKTLYPRGPVKPGGLLDHLLSNYPNLYADMSAGSGFNALSRDEEFTAGFLERHPKQMLFGSDCPCSDGRGGEFNGVCYSTRLQEFLVRMVKDEATLQDIFYNNAERALNGNA, from the coding sequence ATGTGGAATCCGACCATTTCGCGACGTGGTTTTCTGTATGCAACGGGCGCGGCCTGCTGTAGTGCGTTGTTGCCTGTGAGTGCAGCTGCCGATCCGGCGCAACAGGCGAAGAAATACAAGAAGCTGGACTGCCACCTGCATATCAACCACAAGGGGCGCACGATTGAAGATACGATCAAGCATATGGATAACACCGGAACGGATAAGGCGTTCATCCTGCCTTTAGAGACGGGAGAAGGGGGCGTGACGCTAAGGACCGAAACCGTACTGCATGCGTTTCACCAGTACCCGGAGCGTCTGATTCCGTTCTGCCAGACCGACATTCGTCAGCCGGATGTGATCGAGCGAATTCGCGCTTACCACCTGCTGGGCTGCCGGGGGATCGGCGAACAGAAAGAGCATCTGCCTTTGAATGACAAACGGGTGGAGGCGGTCATTGCGGAGTGCGACGAGCTCAACTGGCCGATCACAATTCATTTCCAGGATGACAAAAAAGGATTCAACCAGGGGATCGAACAATACCTGGAACCGTATCTAAAGAAATACCAGCGGGTGCGGATCATCGGTCATGCCCAGTCCTTCTGGTCGCATATCAGTGCCGATGTTCCGTCGCCGGATAAGACACTCTATCCGCGGGGACCAGTCAAGCCGGGTGGACTGCTGGATCATCTGCTGAGCAATTATCCGAACCTGTATGCGGACATGTCCGCCGGCAGCGGGTTTAATGCGCTGTCGCGAGATGAAGAATTCACCGCCGGTTTCCTGGAACGGCATCCGAAACAGATGCTGTTCGGCAGTGACTGTCCCTGTAGCGACGGTCGAGGTGGCGAGTTCAATGGTGTCTGTTACAGCACGCGTCTGCAGGAGTTCCTCGTGCGGATGGTGAAAGATGAAGCCACGCTGCAGGACATCTTCTACAACAACGCCGAACGCGCCTTGAACGGGAATGCGTGA
- a CDS encoding sulfatase-like hydrolase/transferase, which translates to MYRSLLCLIVLLLLIQPTEAEERRQPNILFILVDDLGKEWISSYGGEGVWTPAIDQLATTGMKFNNAWCMPQCTPTRVTLLTGQYPFRHGWTNHWDVPRWGAGAHFDPSLNTTFANVLRDAGYKTCAVGKWQIDDFRVEPKAMEEAGFDDWCMWTGYEADNPPSAERYWNPYINIKGKGSKTFQGEFGPDIFCNYLANFIQKHKDEPMLLYYPMVLTHSPLTTTPDNKQDFENDNDLGQNERKQRMFAGMVRYTNKLVGRLLIALDAAGVRENTIIVFTTDNGTGGQSNKRNGRMVRGGKTKMTEQNGTAMPFIVNCLGTVPAGVETDALIDFTDILPTFAELAGAKLPADRVVDGKSFAPLILGETQTGPREWILSMGGGPAALRDGRVQPALDYDDRVIRDKDYKLWINAKGKPFKLYKVSSDAWEEKNLIDSNDPEDQAALKRLTAIADQFPEKDAAPRYEKNPPQKWDQKPGILGGSKKKAKRK; encoded by the coding sequence ATGTACCGCAGCCTGCTGTGTCTGATTGTGTTACTGTTACTGATTCAACCCACGGAGGCGGAAGAGCGCCGTCAGCCGAACATCCTGTTTATCCTGGTGGATGACCTGGGCAAGGAGTGGATCAGCAGTTACGGGGGTGAAGGAGTCTGGACGCCGGCCATCGATCAGCTGGCGACGACCGGAATGAAGTTCAACAACGCGTGGTGTATGCCACAGTGCACGCCGACGCGGGTGACGCTGTTGACAGGTCAGTATCCGTTCCGGCATGGCTGGACGAATCACTGGGATGTTCCCCGCTGGGGCGCGGGTGCGCATTTTGATCCGAGTTTAAATACGACATTTGCGAATGTACTCCGCGACGCCGGTTACAAAACGTGTGCGGTGGGGAAGTGGCAGATCGACGATTTTCGTGTCGAACCGAAGGCGATGGAAGAAGCGGGCTTCGACGACTGGTGCATGTGGACGGGGTATGAAGCAGATAACCCGCCGAGTGCCGAGCGGTACTGGAATCCCTATATCAATATCAAGGGGAAAGGGAGCAAGACCTTTCAAGGTGAATTCGGTCCCGATATTTTCTGCAATTACCTCGCGAACTTCATACAGAAACACAAAGACGAGCCGATGCTGCTCTATTATCCGATGGTGCTGACACACAGTCCGCTGACGACGACGCCCGACAATAAACAGGACTTCGAAAACGATAACGACCTGGGTCAGAACGAGCGAAAACAACGGATGTTCGCCGGCATGGTGCGTTACACCAACAAGCTGGTCGGACGACTGCTCATTGCCCTGGACGCTGCCGGGGTGCGTGAGAATACGATTATCGTCTTTACTACCGACAACGGTACCGGCGGCCAGAGTAACAAACGCAATGGTCGTATGGTGCGGGGTGGTAAGACGAAGATGACTGAGCAGAACGGGACGGCGATGCCGTTCATCGTCAACTGCCTGGGTACGGTGCCCGCGGGTGTGGAGACGGACGCCCTGATCGACTTCACCGATATCCTGCCCACGTTTGCCGAGCTGGCAGGAGCCAAGCTGCCGGCGGATCGCGTGGTGGATGGGAAATCGTTCGCACCGCTGATTCTGGGAGAGACGCAGACAGGGCCGCGGGAATGGATTCTCTCAATGGGAGGCGGGCCGGCGGCGCTGCGTGACGGACGCGTTCAACCCGCGCTGGATTATGACGACCGTGTGATTCGCGACAAAGACTATAAGCTGTGGATCAATGCGAAGGGGAAACCGTTTAAGCTGTATAAGGTCAGCAGCGACGCGTGGGAAGAGAAGAACCTGATCGACTCCAATGATCCTGAAGACCAGGCTGCTCTGAAACGGCTGACCGCAATCGCAGACCAGTTCCCGGAAAAAGATGCTGCTCCACGGTACGAAAAGAATCCGCCACAGAAGTGGGATCAGAAACCGGGAATTCTGGGCGGGAGTAAAAAGAAAGCGAAGCGGAAATAA
- a CDS encoding ABC transporter permease, whose product MTMSTMIWKELKERPTALIASLLAIILSVTALVAIRNITIFSEQEVAGKLDELGANVLILPQGVTLQDYYAADMHQETIPEEHVAELALAGLTGVEAITPKLCVPTKVDDQDVILTGILPQSEIQKMNAWSGGGMLFKKHEGCKAKINVADENQDSPEALAERRSLQHLNKSEVILGSDFAAANNLKAGDSLELLGESFNVLTVLPATGTVDDSRVFAHLHTVQRLSSAGPVVNIIEVMGCCEDVANGLVGDLSKLLPGTKVVTIANVVETQVSINRMMTNLSYLFLAILIAVGGASMASASFANVIERRREIGTLMALGATPRFVTRLFLAKAALLGLAGGICGYILGSVIAVFLGPAFADVAVVPVPGLALVAAAVAVLVTLAASYFPARQASRLDPCLCFKEV is encoded by the coding sequence ATGACAATGAGCACCATGATCTGGAAAGAACTGAAGGAGCGTCCCACGGCGTTGATTGCCAGTCTGCTGGCGATCATCCTGAGTGTGACAGCACTGGTGGCGATCCGCAACATCACGATCTTTTCTGAACAGGAAGTAGCCGGCAAACTCGACGAACTGGGGGCCAACGTGTTGATTCTCCCCCAGGGAGTCACCTTGCAGGACTACTACGCTGCGGACATGCACCAGGAAACGATTCCTGAAGAACACGTGGCCGAACTGGCACTGGCGGGACTTACCGGCGTAGAAGCGATTACGCCGAAACTGTGTGTCCCGACCAAGGTCGACGACCAGGATGTGATTCTGACGGGGATTCTGCCTCAATCAGAAATTCAGAAGATGAATGCCTGGTCGGGGGGCGGCATGCTCTTCAAAAAGCACGAAGGCTGTAAAGCGAAGATCAACGTTGCCGACGAAAACCAGGATTCCCCCGAGGCGCTGGCCGAGCGACGTTCGCTGCAGCATCTGAATAAATCGGAAGTCATACTGGGATCGGACTTCGCTGCTGCCAACAACCTCAAAGCCGGTGATTCACTGGAACTGCTGGGAGAGTCGTTCAACGTCCTGACCGTACTCCCTGCAACTGGTACTGTGGATGACAGCCGGGTGTTTGCTCACCTGCATACCGTCCAGCGGCTGTCTTCTGCGGGTCCGGTTGTGAACATCATCGAAGTGATGGGCTGCTGTGAGGATGTGGCCAATGGTCTGGTAGGCGATCTGTCAAAGCTGCTGCCGGGCACGAAGGTAGTCACCATCGCCAACGTGGTCGAGACGCAGGTTTCGATCAACCGGATGATGACGAACCTGTCGTACCTGTTCCTGGCGATTCTGATTGCCGTGGGCGGTGCGAGTATGGCCAGCGCGAGTTTCGCAAATGTCATCGAACGCCGCCGGGAAATCGGTACGCTGATGGCACTGGGAGCGACGCCGCGTTTCGTCACACGGCTCTTCCTGGCGAAAGCAGCGCTGCTGGGTCTGGCCGGTGGTATCTGCGGGTATATCCTGGGCAGCGTGATTGCTGTCTTCCTGGGTCCTGCCTTTGCGGATGTTGCCGTCGTTCCGGTTCCCGGTCTGGCACTGGTCGCTGCAGCGGTGGCGGTACTGGTCACACTGGCAGCCAGTTACTTTCCGGCACGCCAGGCGTCCCGCCTCGATCCCTGTCTCTGTTTCAAGGAGGTCTAA